The genomic stretch CGCCCATGCCGTCGACGTCCATCGCCCGACGGGAGACGAAATGCTTCAGCGATTCTTTACGCTGCGCACCACAGATTAAGCCCCCCGTACAGCGCGCCACCGCTTCACCTTCCACACGCTCAACGTCGGAGCCGCACACCGGGCAGTGGGTCGGGAAGACGATCTCGCGCGTATCGGCAGGACGTTCTGACTCCACGACGTTAACCACCTGCGGGATAACGTCGCCCGCCCGGCGAATCACCACTTTGTCACCAATACGCAAGCCCAGACGTTCGATTTCATCGGCGTTATGCAGCGTGGCGTTACTCACCAGCACGCCCGCAACCTGCACGGGCTCCAGACGGGCGACCGGGGTAATCGCCCCCGTACGGCCAACCTGGAACTCCACATCGCGAACGAAGGTCATCTGCTCCTGAGCAGGGAACTTAAACGCCACCGCCCAGCGCGGCGCGCGAGCAACAAAGCCCAGCTGCTCCTGCAGCGCCAGTGAATTCACCTTGATGACGACGCCATCTATATCAAAACCGAGCGTAGGACGGTCCTCTTCCACCTTGTGGTAGAACGCCAGCACCGCTTCCGGCGAGTCGCAGAGCTGAACGCGGTTGCTCACCGGCAGGCCCCACGCTTTAAACTGCAGCAGACGTCCCAGGTGCGTATCCGGCAGCTCGCCGCCCTCCAGAATACCGACGCCGTAGCAGAAGAAAGTAAGCGGTCGCTTCGCTGTAATACGCGGGTCAAGCTGGCGCAGAGAGCCTGCCGCCGCATTACGCGGGTTAGCAAACACCTTACCGCCCGTGCGACGCGCCTCTTCGTTAATTTTCTCGAAGCCCGCCTGGGGCAGGAACACCTCGCCGCGCACTTCCAGACGCGCGGGAATGTTGTCACCCTGCAGCTTCAGCGGGATCGCACGGATGGTACGCACGTTGGTAGTGATGTCTTCGCCCGTCGTACCGTCGCCACGCGTTGCGGCACGCACCAGCACGCCGTTTTCATAGAGAAGGCTGACCGCCAGGCCATCCAGCTTGAGCTCGCAGCACCAGGTGAGGGAGTCGCTGCTTTTTAGGCGATCCTGCACGCGCTTGTTAAACGCGAGGAAGCTCTCTTCATCGAAGACGTTATCCAGCGACAGCATCGGCACCTCATGGCGCACCTGGCTGAAAGCGCCCAGCGGCTCAGCGCCGACGCGCTGGGTGGGGGAATCCGGCGTGATAAGCTCCGGATGCTGCGCCTCTAGTTCGCGCAGCTCGCGCATCAGGCGGTCATATTCGGCATCCGGGACTTCCGGCGCGTCCATAACATGATAGAGATATTCATGATGGCGAAGCGTGGTTCGCAGTTCAGTGAGTTGTTGTTCGATTGAGTCCATATCGCACCATCAATGAGAAAAAACCCCCGACAGGCGGGGGTTGAGGAGGAGTTGAAGTAAGCGCGACTATTACGCGTTAGCTTCCTTAACTTCGCGGATGCGGTCCTGATACTCGCGCAGCTTCTGCGGAGTCATCATTCGACGCTGATCGTCGAGCACCACGCCACCGACTTCGTCAGCGATGTGCTGAGCGGACTGCAGCATCAGCTTAAAGTTTTGCAGTTCGTCGCCGTAAGAAGGCACCTGCATAAAGATAGTGACGCCCGGGGTCACGAAATCACCGGTCATTTCCGGATCAAAGGTGCCAGGGTTAACCATGTTGGCCAGGCTGAACAGCGCCGGACCGCTACCGTCAGGGCTCAGATGGCGATGGAAAATGTTCATATCGCCAAACTTGAATCCTGCCTGTTGAATACTGTTGAGCAGCACGTCACCGTTGAGATGGCTGCCGTGATGCGCGGCCACGTTCATGATGATCACCGCTTCTTTACGCTGCGGTTTTTCAACAACCGGCTCTGGCTCTACAACGGGCTCAGGCTCAACGTGCGGGGCCGGAGCAGGCTGAGGCGCAGGCTGTACGTGAACAGGCTGCTGCGGTTGTTGTACCGGCTGAGCAGGCTGTTGCGGCACGGGCTGCTGCACCGGTTGCTGTTGAACCGGCTGTGGCGCTGCAGGCTGCTGATAAACAGGCTGTTGCGGCGGCTGGCGCACCGGCTCTTCCACTGGCTGCGGCGCTGGCTGGCGCGGCTGTGCAGAAGCATACGGCGGTTGATACTGGTGCTGCGAAGGACGAGGCGCTTCATGCTCCCCATGGCCTGCGCCGGGCGCAGTATTGACCCGATGAACACGAACTTCACCCACGCCGTCGTCGTCGCTGCCGTCGATGTCATCTTCACTGTCATCGTCGTCACGACTGGACTTCATGCGCTTCAGTGGGCGATCGCGAAACATCGAGGAACGCTCTTTACGGCTGGTCCAGAAACCATGTACCAGTAAAGCGATTATGGCGATCGCGCCAACAATGATTAATATCAGACGCAAATCCTGCATCATTATATTCTCTGTTGTTCTAACACCTTGCCACCACGGCAAACATTTACTCACTAAGAGTATTTGCCGTTTACGTCAAGTGCAAGTGTGTGCAGAGCATTCACAGCATAAAGATGAAGGAAATCGTGCTTTTTGCTGGTTTTTCGAACATTTCCGAACTGGTCATTGCTCCGTAAGTGGATAATATAGGCGGGCAATTCCACTGGTTGTGTAAAAAGGAGTACAACCTGGCTATGGTTTCAACATCTTCTTCTCCCCCGCGCAGCGGCGTCTGGTATTTTTCTCAGGGCTGGAAACTGGTCTCCCTGCCGGGGATTCGACGCTTCGTCATTCTGCCGCTGTTGATCAACATTATTCTGATGGGCGGCGCGTTCTGGTGGCTGTTCACAAAGCTGGAGAGCTGGATCCCGTCGCTGATGAGTTACGTGCCGGACTGGCTGCAGTGGCTTAACTACCTGCTCTGGCCGGTAGCGGTGATCTCCGTGCTGCTGGTGTTTGGGTACTTCTTTTCGACGATTGCCAACTGGATAGCCGCACCTTTTAACGGTCTGCTGGCGGAACAGCTTGAAGCGCGGCTTACCGGCGCGACGCCGCCGGACACGGGCGTGCTGGGGATCATGAAAGACCTGCCACGCATCATGAAGCGCGAGTGGCAGAAGTTTGCCTGGTACCTGCCCCGCGCGGTCGTGCTGCTTATCCTCTATTTTGTGCCAGGCATTGGCCAGACGATGGCGCCGGTGCTGTGGTTCCTGTTCAGCGCCTGGATGCTGGCTATTCAATACTGCGATTATCCGTTCGATAACCACAAGGTGCCGTTTAAAGAGATGCGCACCGCCCTGCGCAGCCAGAAGGTCGCCAATATGCAGTTTGGCGCACTGACCAGCCTGTTCACCATGATTCCCTTCCTGAATCTGTTCATCATGCCCGTCGCCGTCTGCGGCGCGACGGCGATGTGGGTCGACTGCTACCGTGCTAAGCACGCATTATGGAAATAATGCAAAAATGTGTAAAGCAGGGGTGGCTTATGCCGCCCCTTATTCCATACTGTTCCCCATTATTTCCTTGCAGTATATAGATATGCGAATTCCTTACTTCCCCCTACCTGCTTAGCAGGTATGCTGGGTCGGTATCCCAATTTCATACAGTTAAGGACAGGCCATGAGTAAGATTTATGAAGACAACTCGCTGACTATCGGTCATACGCCCCTGGTTCGACTGAACCGTATCGGTAATGGACGCATTCTGGCGAAGGTCGAATCACGTAACCCGAGCTTCAGCGTAAAATGCCGTATCGGTGCAAACATGATTTGGGATGCTGAAAAACGTGGCGTACTGAAGCCTGGCGTTGAGCTGGTGGAACCGACCAGCGGTAATACCGGTATCGCTCTGGCCTATGTGGCTGCCGCGCGTGGCTACAAGCTGACGCTGACCATGCCAGAAACCATGAGCATCGAGCGTCGTAAGCTGCTCAAAGCGCTGGGCGCGAACCTGGTGCTGACCGAAGGCGCGAAGGGCATGAAGGGCGCCATTCAGAAAGCTGAAGAGATTGTGGCCAGCGATCCGGCGAAATATCTGCTGCTGCAGCAGTTCAGCAACCCGGCTAACCCGGAAATTCACGAGAAGACCACCGGTCCGGAAATCTGGGAAGATACCGACGGCCAGGTTGACGTATTTATCTCCGGCGTGGGTACCGGCGGTACGCTGACCGGCGTGTCACGCTATATTAAAGGCACAAAAGGTAAAAAAGACCTGATCACCGTTGCCGTTGAGCCAACAGACTCTCCGGTTATCACCCAGGCACTGGCGGGTGAAGAGCTTAAACCAGGCCCGCATAAAATTCAGGGTATTGGCGCAGGCTTCATTCCGGGCAACCTGGATCTGAAGCTGATCGATAAAGTGGTGACCATCACTAACGAAGAAGCCATCTCTACCGCACGTCGCCTGATGGATGAAGAAGGCATTCTGGCGGGTATTTCTTCCGGTGCGGCCGTTGCGGCAGCGCTCAAGCTTCAGGAAGATGAAGCCTTTACCAACAAGAATATTGTGGTTATCCTTCCTTCTTCGGGCGAGCGTTACCTGAGCACCGCACTGTTTGCCGATCTGTTTACCGAAAAAGAACTGCAACAGTAGTGCCAGCATGTTAATAACGCGTAAAAAAGCACCTTTTCAGGTGCTTTTTTGTGGCCTGCTTCAAACTTTTGCCCCTCCTGGCATTGCTTCACCCCGTTGGGTCTGGTATTTAAACCAGCAATTATTTTGATGCGTGAAATTAATCGGTGAATGAAATAGCCTTGCTGAATCGATTTTATGATTTGGTTCAAGTCTTGCTTTCGCTGCATAATGTTTAATGACGATCGAAACGTCAGCGCTAACAATACAGGCTAAAGTTCAGTCGCCAGGCTAGACTTTAGTTCCACAACACTAAACCTATAAGTTGGGGAAATACAATGTTCCAGCAAGAAGTTACCATTACCGCTCCGAACGGTCTGCACACCCGCCCTGCTGCTCAGTTTGTTAAAGAAGCAAAAGGCTTCACTTCTGAAATCACTGTGACTTCCAACGGCAAAAGCGCGAGCGCAAAAAGCCTGTTCAAACTGCAGACTCTGGGCCTGACTCAGGGCACCGTTGTCACCATCTCTGCAGAAGGTGAAGACGAGCAGAAAGCAGTTGAGCATCTGGTAAAACTGATGGCTGAGCTCGAGTAAGTTTCCGGGTTCTTTTAAATATCAGTCACAAGTAAGGTAGGGTTATGATTTCAGGCATTTTAGCATCCCCGGGTATCGCTTTCGGCAAAGCACTGCTGCTGAAAGAAGACGAGATCGTCATCGACCGGAAAAAAATTTCTGCCGACAAGGTTGATCAGGAAGTTGAACGTTTTCTGAGCGGTCGTGCCAAGGCATCTGCGCAACTGGAAGCAATCAAAACTAAAGCTGGCGAAACTTTCGGTGAAGAAAAAGAAGCCATCTTCGAAGGGCACATCATGCTGCTCGAAGATGAGGAGCTGGAGCAGGAAATCATAGCCCTGATTAAAGATAAAGGCATGACGGCCGACGCGGCTGCGCATGAAGTTATCGAAGGTCAGGCAACTGCCCTGGAAGAACTGGATGATGAATACCTGAAAGAGCGTGCGGCTGACGTACGTGACATCGGTAAGCGCCTACTGCGCAACATCCTGGGTCTGGCCATTATCGACCTGAGCGCGATTCAGGATGAAGTCATCCTGGTTGCCGCTGACCTCACCCCGTCTGAAACCGCACAGCTGAACCTGAAAAAGGTCCTCGGTTTCATCACCGACGCGGGTGGCCGTACCTCCCACACCTCTATCATGGCGCGCTCTCTGGAACTGCCTGCCATCGTGGGTACCGGTAGCGTCACCTCTCAGGTGAAAAACGGCGACTATCTGATTCTGGATGCCGTAAACAATCTGGTTTACGTCAATCCAACCAATGAAGAGATCGATAAACTGCGCGCGGTTCAGGAGCAGGTTGCGACTGAAAAAGCGGAACTCGCTAAGCTGAAAGACCTGCCAGCCATCACCCTGGACGGCCATCAGGTAGAAGTGTGCGCAAACATCGGTACCGTCCGCGACGTTGATGGCGCTGAGCGCAACGGTGCGGAAGGCGTCGGTCTCTATCGTACAGAATTCCTGTTCATGGACCGCGACGCGCTGCCAACGGAAGAAGAGCAGTTTGCTGCCTATAAAGCCGTGGCTGAAGCCTGTGGCTCTCAGGCGGTTATCGTCCGTACCATGGACATCGGTGGCGACAAAGAGCTGCCGTACATGAACTTCCCGAAAGAAGAGAACCCGTTCCTGGGCTGGCGTGCAATCCGTATCGCGATGGATCGTAAAGAGATCCTGCGTGACCAGGTTCGCGCGATCCTGCGTGCCTCTGCGTTCGGTAAACTGCGCATCATGTTCCCGATGATCATCTCTGTTGAAGAAGTGCGTGCACTGAAGAAAGAGATCGAAATCTACAAACAGGAACTGCGCGACGAAGGTAAAGCGTTTGACGAGTCAATCGAGATCGGCGTGATGGTGGAAACACCTGCGGCGGCGACCATTGCGCGTCATTTAGCCAAAGAAGTTGATTTCTTTAGTATCGGTACCAATGATTTAACGCAGTACACCCTGGCAGTTGACCGTGGTAATGATATGATTTCACATCTCTACCAACCAATGTCACCGTCCGTACTGAACTTGATCAAGCAAGTTATTGATGCTTCTCATGCAGAAGGTAAATGGACTGGCATGTGTGGTGAGCTTGCAGGCGACGAACGTGCTACACTTCTGTTGCTGGGTATGGGTCTGGACGAATTCTCTATGAGCGCCATTTCCATCCCGCGCATTAAGAAGATTATCCGTAACACGAACTTCGAAGATGCGAAGGTGTTAGCAGAGCAGGCTCTTGCTCAACCGACAACGGACGAGTTAATGACGCTGGTTAACAAGTTCATTGAAGAAAAAACAATCTGCTAATCCACGAGATGCGGCCCAAATTACTGCTTAGGAGAAGATCATGGGTTTGTTCGATAAACTGAAATCTCTGGTTTCTGATGATAAGAAAGACTCCGGAACTATTGAGATTGTTGCTCCGCTCTCCGGCGAGATCGTCAACATCGAAGACGTGCCGGATGTAGTGTTTGCTGAGAAAATCGTTGGTGATGGCATTGCTATCAAACCAACTGGCAACAAAATGGTTGCTCCAGTTGACGGCACCATCGGTAAAATTTTTGAAACCAACCATGCGTTCTCTATCGAATCTGATAGCGGTATCGAACTGTTCGTTCACTTCGGTATCGACACCGTTGAACTGAAAGGCGAAGGCTTCAAACGTATCGCGGAAGAAGGCCAGCGTGTTAAAGTTGGCGACCCGGTAATTGAATTCGATCTGCCACTGCTGGAAGAAAAAGCCAAGTCTACCCTGACGCCGGTTGTTATCTCCAACATGGACGAAATCAAAGAACTGATCAAACTGTCTGGCAGCGTCACCGTGGGTGAAACCCCGGTTATCCGCATCAAGAAGTAATTCTTGCCGCACAGAAAAATGGCGCCTTCGGGCGCCATTTTTGTTTATGCGGGGAGGATAAGCTCGTCATACCCTTTCGACTGGGTATAAAGCATCACGTCGGTCACCCGATCGCCGGCCATGCGAATGGCATCAGCAACGGTTTTCCCCTCAACAATTCCGCTCACCAGCTCTGAACAGAACAGGTCGCCCGTCCCTTTCAGATCGGTTTCTACGCGCGGATGCGCGCTGACGGTCACGCCTTCATTCGTCACCAGCACCACGTGGATGTTTTCCGGGTCATCGGCGACCGGCGCACTGGTGATCGCCACCCATTTCAGGCTGTCGGAGAGCAGTCCCTGCGCCGCATCGATGGCGCTTTCCGGCGTACGGCACGGTTTGCCGCTTAACACTTCCAGCTCATAGACGTTTGGCGTAATCCCCTGCGCCAGCGGCAGCAGATGCTCCCGATACGCCTGCGGGATCTCAGGCTTCACGTACATACCGCTGTCGATATCGCCGATAACCGGGTCGACCAGCACCAGCAGGTCAGGATGCTGCACTTTGACCGCCTTCAGCCATTGAGCCAGCAGGACGATCTGGCTGGCGCTGCCCATATAGCCGGTAGTCACCGCCTTAAGCTCGCGCAGGATCTCGCGCTCTTCCAGCGCCTTAAGATAACCGCTGAACCACTCGTCGGGGATCACGCCGCCGTAGAAGGTGTCATAGTGTGGCGTGTTGCTAAACAGCACCGTCGGCACGGCGGTGACGTTCAGCCTGTGGGTACGAATATTCGGTACCGCAATGCTGTTCCCCACGCTGCCGTACACCACCTGCGACTGCACCGCCACAATGTCGGTTTGCTGCGCCCGGGTGTTATCCCGGAATAAAATCATCTCCATGACGCTTAAATCCCCGCCCCCTGCGAATAACTCTCTTCACCAAAGACGCCGGTAGACAGGTAACGATCGCCGCGATCGCAGATAATCGCCACGACAACCGCGCCAGGGTTTTCATTTGCAACGCGGATTGCCCCTGCTACAGCACCACCCGAACTGACCCCACAGAATATGCCTTCACGCACGGCCAGCTCACGCATGGTATTCTCCGCCTCGCGCTGATGAATATCCAGCACCCGATCCACCAGCTGCGCATTAAAAATGCCCGGCATATATTCCGCGGGCCAGCGGCGAATGCCCGGAATGCTGCTCCCCTCTTCCGGCTGCAGGCCAACGATGGTGACGACTTTTTCCTGCTCGCGCAGAAAACGCGATACCCCGGTAATGGTGCCGGTGGTGCCCATGCTGGAGACAAAATGGGTGATACGCCCGTCGGTCTGCTGCCAGATTTCCGGGCCGGTGGTGGTGTAGTGCGCGTACGGGTTGTCCGGGTTGTTGAACTGATCCAGCAGCTTACCTTCGCCGCGCTCGGCCATTTCTAGCGCTAAGTCGCGTGCGCCTTCCATTCCCTGCTCTTTGGTCACCAGAATCAGCTCGGCCCCGTAGGCACGCATCGCGGCGCGGCGCTCCTGGCTCATGTTGTCCGGCATCAGCAGCTTCATGCGGTAGCCTTTCAGCGCCGCAATCATCGCCAGGGCGATACCGGTGTTGCCGCTGGTAGCCTCAATCAGCACGTCTCCTGGCTTAATTTCTCCGCGTTTTTCGGCCTGGACAATCATCGACAGCGCCGCACGGTCTTTTACCGATCCCGCCGGGTTATTGCCTTCGAGTTTGACCCAGATTTCGCTGCCGTTGTTCGGCCCCATGCGCTGAAGTTTGACCAGAGGAGTGTTGCCGATGGTGTGTTCGAGTGTATTCACGATTTTTGCTCAATAAAAAGCCCGGTAAGCATTACGCCACCGGGCGAAAAACATACGCATTAACCTATCAGGCTGACTCCGCCAGAGCAATATCCTCGCGCGTCTCAATACGCTCCTTCCCGTGATAAATACGGGCATGCTGCAGCCCGACAAACAGGCGCTCCCCCCGGTGCGGCGGCACGTCATCGCGCATGACCACGGTCAGCGGCTCGGTATACCAGCCCAGCGGCTGTACCACCAATTGGGTGTAGTGACCTTTAGGGCTAGCTTCCAGGACCTGCACCGGCAGCGGTGAATCCAGGCTGGTTCGGCGGCTCACGTCCACTTCCCACGGACGCAGGAACAGATCGACCGGCCCCTGATGCGCGGAGGTATAGCCCAGCGGCCAGCGATGCGCGCCCACGTGGAACTGGCCGCCGCGAATGATGCCCTGCAGACGGTTCACTTCGCCCATAAACTCCAGCACGAAGCGGGTCGCCGGTTCACGCCACAGCTGTTCAGGCTCGTCAACCTGCTCAATGTTGCCCTGACTCATGACCACCACGCGATCCGCGACTTCCATCGCCTCTTCCTGGTCGTGGGTCACGAAGACGCTGGTGAATTTCAGCTCCTCATGCAGCTGACGCAGCCAGCGACGCAGCTCTTTACGCACCTGCGCATCCAGCGCGCCGAAGGGTTCATCCAGCAGCAGAATTTGCGGCTCAACGGCCAGCGCGCGCGCCAGCGCCACACGCTGTTTCTGCCCGCCGGACAGCTGGGCCGGGAAACGGTCCGCAAGGTGAGCCAGCTGCACCATCTCCAGCAGTTTTGTCACTTTCGCTTTAATGGTTGCCGCATCCGGGCGCTCGCGACGCGGCAGCACGGTCAGGCCAAACGCGATGTTGTCGAACACGGTCATGTGGCGGAACAGCGCGTAATGCTGGAACACAAAGCCTACTTTACGATCGCGGGCGTGCAGGCGGCTAACGTCGGTGCCGTGGAAGCGAATGTGCCCGCTGGTCTGATGCTCAAGCCCGGCGATAATACGCAGCAGCGTGGTTTTGCCCGAGCCGGACGGCCCCAGCAGCGCCACCATTTGTCCGGAAGGGATATCCAGCGAGATATCATTCAGCACCTGGGTGCGACCAAAAGACTTCTTAATATTGGCAATCTCAATGCTCATGATTTCCCTCCTGATGCTGACGTTTTTCCTGATTTTCTAAACGCCACTGCACCACACTCTTCAAAAACAGGGTCAAAATGGCCATCAGCGTCAGCAACGCTGCGGCAGTAAACGAGCCGATGGTGTTGTAGTCCTGCTGCAGCAGCTCAATCTGGAGCGGCAGCGACAGGGTTTCACCCCGGATGGAGCCGGAAACAACGGAAACGGCACCGAACTCGCCAATCGCGCGGGCGTTGGTCAGCACCACGCCGTAAAGCAGCGCCCAGCGGATATTCGGCAGCGTCACGCGACGGAACATTTGCCAGCCTGACGCGCCCAGCAGCACCGCAGCTTCGTCTTCGTTGCTCCCCTGGCTTAACATCACCGGCACCAGCTCGCGCACCACAAACGGACAGGTCACGAAGATGGTGACCAGAACCATGCCCGGCCAGGCGAACATGATCTGCAGGTTATGCTCATCCAGCCAGCCGCCCAGCGGACCGTTGGAGCCGTAAAAGAGCAGGTACACCAGACCGGCCACCACCGGCGACACGGCAAACGGAATATCCAGCAGGGTCAGCAGCAGCTGACGCCCCGGGAAGTTAAAGCGGGTCACCAGCCAGGCCAGCAGGGTACCGAACACGAGGTTCACCGGCACGGTGATCAACGCAATCAGCACGGTCAGCCAGATGGCATGCAGCATATCCGGGTTCGCCAGGTTTTCCAGCGCGGGCATCAGGCCCTTGCTGAAAGCCTGAACGAAGATATAGATCGTCGGCACGACGAGAATGAGGGCGGAAACCAGCACGCCCGCCCCAATGAGAAACCATTTGCCCCAGTTAATACGGGGTGCATCGTATCGCTTCAATTGCGTAACTTCCGCCATCAGTGACCTACCACGCGTCGACCAAAGCGACTTTGCAGAGTATTAATCGAGTACAGCAGCAGCAGCGAGGCCGCCAGGATCACCGAAGCAATCGCGCTCGCCGCCGGATAATCAAACTCCTGCAAACGGATGAAAATCATCAGCGAGGTGACTTCTGTTTTCCAGGCGATGTTCCCGGCGATAAAAATCACCGCGCCGAACTCACCGAGGCTGCGGGTAAACGACAGCGCGACGCCCGCCATCAGCGCCGGTGACAGTTCAGGCAAAACCACCTTGCGGAAGCTCTGCCAGCGCGTGGCGCCCAGCGTTTCCGCCGCTTCTTCGTATTCCGGACCTAACTCTTCCAGCACTGGCTGCACGGTACGGACCACAAA from Enterobacter dykesii encodes the following:
- the cysW gene encoding sulfate/thiosulfate ABC transporter permease CysW, with translation MAEVTQLKRYDAPRINWGKWFLIGAGVLVSALILVVPTIYIFVQAFSKGLMPALENLANPDMLHAIWLTVLIALITVPVNLVFGTLLAWLVTRFNFPGRQLLLTLLDIPFAVSPVVAGLVYLLFYGSNGPLGGWLDEHNLQIMFAWPGMVLVTIFVTCPFVVRELVPVMLSQGSNEDEAAVLLGASGWQMFRRVTLPNIRWALLYGVVLTNARAIGEFGAVSVVSGSIRGETLSLPLQIELLQQDYNTIGSFTAAALLTLMAILTLFLKSVVQWRLENQEKRQHQEGNHEH